DNA sequence from the Pedobacter sp. W3I1 genome:
ATTACGCAGATTAAATCGCAATTAAATGCCACGGCTTCTGCCGCACTGGATACCGATCCTTCATCAGATAATTATGCCTATTTCAGAGGCCCGGCTTTAGATCAGATTAATGCAGGCATTCTTAAACGTTACGAGAAATATAACGGAACTGAAGGAAACTCTAAAACTTCACAGCAGTCACAGGAAGAATTAGGACTTGAAAACTCTGCGTCTACTTCTTTACCCGATGGAGAAGACATCAACCGCGATAATAACATGACGCAAAGCGATGAGTATTTTCAGTATAAAGTTTCGATACGCCCGGGCGATTTAAATGTCGGTCAGAATTTTATTACCGATAAAGTAACCTCGCAGGTAAAATTGGCCAATGGAAATACCCAGGCCGTTTCATGGTATCAATTCAGAATCCCAATTGGTCAGTACCAGGAGAAAGTAGGTGGTATCCAGGATTTTAAATCAATCCGTTTTTTCAGGATGTTTATGACCAATTTCGCTGATACCGCTGTAATGCGTTTCGCGAAATTACAATTGATCCGCGGGGAATGGAGAGAATACAATGCTGCGAACCAAGCTGCACAAGTAATCGTCGATCCATCACTGCCTGCACTTACTCCTGATAATTCTACTATTGAAGTTTCGACGGTAAACATCGAAGAAAATGGAAAACGTTCACCGATTCCATACGTTACCCCTCCAGGCATTCTTCGCGAGCGTGATTATAGCAACTATCGTGGCGATACGCGTTTAAATGAGCAATCGCTGTCTGTTATTGTAAAATCGCTAAGAGATGGCTATGGTAGAGCTGCATTTAAAACAGCTTACAGCGATTTCAGATCTTATAAACATTTAGAAATGTTTATCCATGCCGAGGCCGTTAACAATCAAATTTTAAATGATAATGATGTTGCCGCATTCTTACGAATTGGAACTGATAACCAGGATAATTATTATGAATATGTAATTCCATTAAAGGTAACCAATCCGGGTACAAGCGATCCTGATGCCATTTGGCCGGAAGCCAATAGAATGGATATTGATTTAACGCTTTTCCAAAATGCTAAGCTGGCCCGTAATGTAGCTAAACAGGCTAACGGACAACCATGGCCTACCAATGTTCCATTTACCTATACCGATGGAACCAGAACCATTGTAGTTAAAGGGCAACCTGATATGAGCAAAGTTAGGGTGTACATGGTGGGTATTAAAAATCCGCTCCGTGCCGCCAGTGATGAACAGAACGATGACGGACTTGATAAAAATGCGCTGGTTTGGTTTAACGAATTAAGGTTAACAGAATTTGATGAAAAGGGCGGTTGGGCAGCTACAGGGAGACTGAACTTGAAACTGGCCGATTTTGCAGATGTAAATATTTCAGGAAGTAAATCTACCATCGGTTTTGGTTCGATCGATTCGAAAGTGAGTGAGCGGAACCGTGCCGATAATGTATTACTTGATGTTTCTTCTGCCATGGAATTAGGTAAGTTTCTGCCGCAAAAATCGGGTGTGAAAATCCCAATGTTTGTAAGTTACTCTAAGCAGGTTTCTACTCCACAGTACAATCCCAGAACACCAGATATTGAGCTCAAAAATGCTTTAGAACAATCGACAAAAGAACAAAAAGATTCGATTTTAAATTTTGCACAGGATTATACCGTTAGAAGAGGTATAAACTTTACCAACGTCAGAAAAGAACGGACCAATAACAGTAAACCTGTTCACCTTTGGGATATAGAGAATTTTGCAGCAAGTTATGCTTATACGCAATACAATCATCGCGATTTTATTAACCAGAGCAGTATTCAGAATACCTATAGGGCATCGTTACAGTACAGTTATTCAAAAGAAGCCAAAACGATAGCGCCATTTGAAAAGATTATAAAATCGAATATGCTCGCTTTACTGAAGGATTTTAACTTCAGTATTTTCCCAAGTGCGATTAATTTCAGGATTGATGTAGACCGTTTATATTCAGAAAATACCTTACGAAATAACGATCCAAATAATACCATTGGGGTTTACCAGAGTGGTTATGGCACCACCTTTAACAAAAACTTTACCATGAGCAGGATTTATGGTATAGCCTGGAACCTTACCCGTTCGCTACAGTTAGATTTTAATGCCACAAATTATTCGATCATTGATGAACCAGATGGCAGACTCGACGGTTTAAAACGCGATACCGTTTGGCAAAATTTAAAACGTTTAGGACGTACAACCGATTATAACCATAATTTAAACGTTACTTATAACCTGCCAATTGATAAAATACCCGGGCTAAACTGGATTACCGTGAAAACCCGTTATGGAACTAACTTTAACTGGCAAACCGAGCCGCTTTCTACCTTACTCGATCCGAATATTAATTTGGGTAATACGGTACAGAACAGCAGAACAGTACAGGTAAATCCAACCCTAAACTTAACTACTTTATACAACAAGTTTGGCTTTATCAGAAATGCAGGTAATGATCAGGAAGGAAGTGGTGCTAAGAAATTTTTTATTAACCTGTTAACGAGCGTAAAAAACGTTAATGCCAGTTTTGTACAAACCAAAGGTATTTTCTTGCCAGGTTATCTGCCAACCACCAGGTATTTTGGTATCGATAATGTAACCGGGGCACCAGGTTTAGGTTTTGCTTTCGGAAGTCAGCGCGATATTCGTGATATGGCATTAAACAACGGCTGGCTAACCACCGATACCTTGCAGAATCAACTGTATGTAAACACCCTCAGAGAGGATTTTCAGCTTACCGGACAGGTAGAGCCATTTAAAGATTTACGGATTACGCTAAAGGCAAATAAGGCACAAACCAGAAATTTTTCTACCAATTTCAGGTATGTAGCCAGCGTATCATCGTTCGAAAATTTAAGTGCCATTACTACCGGCGATTATAGTGTATCTTATATTGCTTTGGGTACAGCTTTCAAAGAAAATAACGCTACGGTAATTTCGGGCTTGTTTAATCAGTTTATGGCCAACAGGATCATTATCTCCAGAAGATTGGGTGCTCAGAATCCAAATTCAGGGGGGGTAAATGGCGGTTATGCAGATGGTTACAGTAAAGAAAGCCAGGATGTGATTATTTCAGCTTTTATGGCTGCCTATTCGGGCAAAGATGCAGGCAAGACAAAAATGAATGCCTTTCCTAAAATACCACTGCCAAACTGGAGTTTAACCTATAGCGGTTTAACCCGTATTCCTTTTATCGCCGATAAGTTTTCATCTGTCGACATCAGACATGGCTACCGCTCTGCCTACAATATTAATGGCTTTAACTCATTATTACGCTATCAGGAAACCAATGGTGCGGTTAGCAGTAGAGATGTAAATAATAACTTTTTACCAGAATACCAGTTTGCTCAGGTAACCATTTCTGAATATTTTTCTCCGTTGGTTGGCGTTGATACCAGGTTTAAAAATAACCTGACCGCTTCTTTTGAGTTAAACCGTTCACGTTTATTAGGATTAAGTTTATCTAACAGTCAGCTGGCACAGCTATCAGAAAACAATATGGTTTTAGGATTGGGCTACCGTACCAATAAATTCCGTTTCCCATTCGGATGGTTTAAAAGCCTGAAAATGGATAACAACATGGATTTTAAGTTAGATGTAGCCATCCGCGACAATAAAACCGTGATTTACCGTGCAGATGTGACCGAAGCCGAAGTTTCTTCAGGAGCAAAGAACATTACCTTAAGGCCAAGTGTAGATTATGTATTGAATCAGAAATTTAATATCAAATTGTTTTACGATTCGAATATTACTAAGCCTTATACTTCGCAAACTTTTAATACTTCATTCAGTAATTTCGGATTTAGTTTAAGGTTTACATTGAATTAACGACATAAGGCAATCCTAATCTAACAGTTTGTTAGTGGCCAGGTCGGTTATGATATGTTCAGGATCTATTGAAAAGTTATTGGTCGCTGGGTACCTTTAAATTACTATCATTAGTATTGTTAGATGTGTCCCATGCAATCTTATTCTTTTGTGCTAAGAATATTCTGCTAAATACATATGCAGTTAAAAACATAGGGCCATAACTGAACAGCAAATAATCAAAACTCATGTAATACATGGCCCCGCTGATAAGCAAATAGAACAAAAAGATAACAATCGAATGGGCCATCGGCCTGTCATTTATAAATCTTTTATAACCCGATTTTTCTATCAGGTAATGATTTATCGTAATAACTGCTGCAATTATAGCTATAAAGATAAATAGATGGGTAAAGGGTAGGTTAAAATTAAAACTATAATTAAGCGGTTTTATAAGCATGATCAATCCAATATAGCCGAATCCAATTGCCATTGTTACCGGAACAGAAACAATCAAGGTCACTAGGCATACTTTTAAAGTGTAAATTTGTGCAGGTTTCATATCGAGCGTTAATTTGTTAGGTGAATATAAATATTTTTCCTGAATCTGTTTATGCGAACAATTCCCGATTCAGGAACTTGTGTACGAAAAGCAGCATTAAACCTTTTTACGATAAGTAAATTTGCCAGGCATTGCGATATGTTAAACTAAATTGTATTTTTGAAGGATAAACGGCATAAGAAACTAAATACTTGGAATACGAGTAGGCCGCTTAAAACAACAAAATACATAACTTATATTCAATAATTTATAACTAATGAATTTTCCATCAGAATTAAAATACACTAAAGACCACGAGTGGGTTAAAGTTGAAGGTAACGAAGCTATTATCGGTGTTACTGATTTCGCTCAGCGTGAATTGGGTGATATTGTTTATGTTGATATCAATACGGTAGGTAGCGAGGTAGCAAAAGAAGAAGTTTTTGGTACTGTAGAAGCCGTTAAAACAGTGTCTGATTTATATATGCCAGTTACTGGTACCGTATTAGAAGTTAATGCTGAACTAAACGATAATCCGGAATTAGTAAATTCTGATCCTTATGGAAAAGGTTGGATGGTAAAAGTATCTTTAGCTAATTTAGCTGAGGTAGAAGATTTATTAACAGCAGAAGCTTACCAGGAATTGGTAGGCGCTTAATTATTATATTTTGTACAAAGCACTGAAACAACAAAAATGGGCCGTTCTATGGACCATCGTAGTTTTAGTGCTTTGTAATATTGAAATTTCCGATTCTGTAGGTGGAAGCGGTTTTTTCTTTAAAGGTTTTGACAAGATGACCCATATGGGTTTTTTCTTTGTCTTATCGGTATTACTCTTCTACGGTAAAATTAGATATCAGCATACCTTCGCTTTCAGAACATTAACCATTTTTAAAATATTGCTTATCAATGCAATCATTGGCGGCGGAATTGAACTGTTACAATGGAAAGTTTTCACCTACCGATCAGCAGAATGGTGGGATTTTGGCTGCGATATGTTAGGCGCATCAATGGCAGTTTTTAGTTATGTATTGCTCCATAAATTAAATTTCAATGAAACCACGACGGATACACCGCTTACCAAAAACAATTAATGTATCCGAAATCGCTTCATTGCAATTGAAAATAAAATAAAATCAATGAAAACGAAAGTTAGCATCATCTGTGTAATGGCGGCCATATGTTTAAGTGGGTGCAGTATTTTTAAAAAGAACTGTAACTGCCCAAAAGTATATTACAAAAACTATCCTTCACCGCAAAAATAATCCTCTTTCTGATCGCTTTCCCTTTCGATCTGATCACCTTCCTAAAGGCTGTATTTAAAATGTTACCAACCTTTTAACACACCTTAACAAACCTTTGCGCCTTTCCCTAGTCTGATAGCTTAGTTTTGTATTATATTATCTAATTTTTTTGATGAAAAGAAACGTTCAGAGGGCAATATTCATTGCGCTCCTATTTTGTGGATATATTGCCCAGGCTCAAAATACTGGCTCAATAAGCGGTAAAGTAATTAACGCGAAAGATAAAAAGCCTGTTGACTTTGCTACCATAGCAATTAAAAGCTTGAAAGATTCGAGTACGGTAGCCTCAGGACAAACCAATCCTGATGGCTCTTTTAGTTTTAAGAATATTGCCGCGGGTAAATATAGAATCTACTCCGCCTTTTTAGGTTTAAAAACAGTAACCAAGGACATTGACGTGGGCAAAGCAGCAGTGAATGCCGGCGAAATTGCCATGGTTGATGATGGTGTTGATTTAAAAGATGTTAACGTTACGGCAAGCATTCCGGTAGTTGTAAAAACAGATACTATAGAATTTGATGGAAAATCAATCAAGGTGAGAGAAAACGCTGTTGTAGAAGACATGTTGAAAAAACTTCCAGGAGTTGAAGTAGCAAAAGACGGAAGCATTAAAGCACAGGGCGAAACCGTTACAAAAGTTAAAGTAGATGGTAAAGAGTTTTTTGGAACAGATCCCTTATTGGCTACAAAAAACTTACCTGCCGATATGGTTGATAAGATTCAGGTAATTGATGAGATGTCCGAGCAATCTCAATTTTCTGGTGTTGATGATGGTACAAGAAATAAAATCTTAAATATCACAACTAAAGCCGGAATGAAAAAGGGTTATTTTGGAAATAGTACAGTTGGATACGGTACACAAGATCGTTATGATGCAAGTTTGAATGTGAACAAGTTTAATAACGATCAACAGTTTAGTTTTATCGGTCAGTTTAACAATGTAAATAAACAGAATTTCGGACAGGGTAATGGCGCGGGCAATGGTTTTGGCGGCGGTGGCCGTGGCAATTTTGGTGGTGGAGGTAGTGGTGCAGGTAGCGGTGGTATTACGACCACCAATGCTGCAGGTTTAAACTTTGCCGATACTTATAAAGATGGTACCCAGATTCAGGGAAGTTACTTTTTTAATAAATCGGCTGTCGCAAACCAGCAGACAAGTTTTACCCAGAATTTATTGGGCGACAAAATTACTACTGTTTCGAACAATGCGGATAATAATACGGACAGGATTAACCATCGGTTTAATTTTATGATTGATACTAAACTGGATTCTTCAACTACTATTAAAATCCAGCCGAACGTATCGTACACTGAAAGTGATGCTACAAACCTGAGCGATTATACCAGAAACCTCATCCAGTCTACAACTGTCGGAAATCAGCGCTATATCAGCAACAGTACAACCCCAAACATCAGCAATAACTTGTTGGTTCGTAAAAAGTTCAAAAGACGCGGTAGGACACTCTCGCTTAATGTAAATACGAGTATTAATAATAATGATGCCGATAACTATAATTACATTTCTGAAACGAATACCATTAACAGTACACCAACGGCTAGTTTGATCGATCAGTTGAACAAGGTAAATACCAACTCTATTAATAATACCTCCAGATTGGTGTATACAGAGCCACTTTCTAAAACAACAAGTTTAGAGTTTAACTATCAAAACGGATATAGCCATGATAACCAGGGCCGCCAGGTATTGGATTTTAATTCAGCAAGCGGGCAATATGATCTGGTTAATTTGGATTACACGAATATTTATGAGAACCAGACTTTAACAAATGCTGCGGGCGTAAGTTTTACAACTAATGAAAAAAAATATAACTGGAATATTGGTTTAGCCGCACAACAAACCAATCGCGAAAACACTAACCTTACAACTGGTTTGGTAAGAACACAGAATTTTCATCAATTTAACGCCTTCGGCAAATTTCAGATATAATTTCAGCAATTCCAGAAGATTGAATATCCGGTATAGAGGAACAACCCAACAGCCTACTATTAATCAGATACAGCCAATACTTGATAATACCAACACACAAAGTGTTTTTGTTGGTAATCCTGAATTAAAGCCGCAGTTTAACAACAATTTAAGCATTAACTATAACAATTTCGATTTCGCCAAAAGCAGGATGTTTTTTGCTTTCTTAAGCTTAAGTCAAACTTTTAATGCCATCGGGAACAGCAGCCAGTTGGTAACTGATCAAAATGATGTAGACTATGGAAAAATCAGAACTACCTATGTTAATGTTGACGGGGTTTATTCTGGTAATGCAAGTATCAATATGGGCCTGCCAATTTTGCCAGAACGTAAATTAACCCTTAATGCATCGTTAAATGGAAATTACAACAGGAATGTGAATTTTACAACGGGTAATAACAGTACGGAACTGCTGAAAAACATCACTAATTCCTGGTCGGTTACCAACAGGTATAA
Encoded proteins:
- a CDS encoding carboxypeptidase-like regulatory domain-containing protein is translated as MKRNVQRAIFIALLFCGYIAQAQNTGSISGKVINAKDKKPVDFATIAIKSLKDSSTVASGQTNPDGSFSFKNIAAGKYRIYSAFLGLKTVTKDIDVGKAAVNAGEIAMVDDGVDLKDVNVTASIPVVVKTDTIEFDGKSIKVRENAVVEDMLKKLPGVEVAKDGSIKAQGETVTKVKVDGKEFFGTDPLLATKNLPADMVDKIQVIDEMSEQSQFSGVDDGTRNKILNITTKAGMKKGYFGNSTVGYGTQDRYDASLNVNKFNNDQQFSFIGQFNNVNKQNFGQGNGAGNGFGGGGRGNFGGGGSGAGSGGITTTNAAGLNFADTYKDGTQIQGSYFFNKSAVANQQTSFTQNLLGDKITTVSNNADNNTDRINHRFNFMIDTKLDSSTTIKIQPNVSYTESDATNLSDYTRNLIQSTTVGNQRYISNSTTPNISNNLLVRKKFKRRGRTLSLNVNTSINNNDADNYNYISETNTINSTPTASLIDQLNKVNTNSINNTSRLVYTEPLSKTTSLEFNYQNGYSHDNQGRQVLDFNSASGQYDLVNLDYTNIYENQTLTNAAGVSFTTNEKKYNWNIGLAAQQTNRENTNLTTGLVRTQNFHQFNAFGKFQI
- the sprA gene encoding cell surface protein SprA, with product MKRISTFLFLIPLFLIASQNAFSQVVPSKTDTIAPKNNFGLREKERLGLSPAVNPFYPAPSNLKRVVEYDAKNKRYVVKELIGEKFVLNTQYLTIDEYQRLVNSEIKRGNWRSISNAEVSDYRSTGIIPQIQVNSKAFEKLFGGTTIDIQPRGEAELTFLGRVNKNENPLFNERQRVQTNFDFNQRIQMDLVGNIGTKLKIKSNYNTEAQFDFENQIKLDYTGGPDDIIQKIEAGNVSLPLNTSLITGTQALFGIKTQLKFGRLNVTSVYTQQKSESREIRITNGAQQNTTTVNIDSYEANKHYFLSQYFRNNYNKNLANAPIITSPIQITKIEVWITNKAGNTTDSRDVLGLMDLGENVPFNTSLLTGGTSGLPAGTTATGFSQQSNNLIAQLNAYQGGAIRQTNSNAVLSFFQTTPANSSNTDNFAKLIYARKLTEREFTFQPQLGYLSLNNPLNADEVLAVAYRYTYNGVEYQVGEFSTDVSFDAANPKVLYAKLLKNETTKIQLPTWDLMMKNIYSIGGYQISSQNFKLDIYRIDNETGVDNPVMTEGQNTANKQWIALTEFDRLNQQNERKPDGIFDFVAANNAFGSYSTASNANQASMFGVGSNGQTSLVTNTNSGYITIDPANGRIIFPVIEPFGKDLAAKFLPSEQALINKYTFTALYDSTQTIAKQLFQNQNRYTIKVNYQSDISSEFSLNAINVPEGSVKVFAGTMPLTEGVDFTVDYQGGRVSIINQALLVSGQPIRITTENNELFGLQQRSLFGTRLDYRVNNKLNLGGTIMNLTEKPLTQKVNIGEEPISNTIWGADINYSSPSRFLTKLVDKLPFLSTKAPSSVTFYGEFAQLIPGHPRALNFAGSKNGVSYLDDFEASRSVIDLKSAIAWQLSGTPQLFAEHDKSNDLTYGYNRARIAFYNIDPTFYNSAASTTPANIRNNRAELSNHYVREIIEQEVFPFKETATGQALNITTFDVAYYPTVRGPYNFRPTDFRPDGTLLQPRNNWGGFQRKIETNDFEALNVGFIEFWVMDPFIYKPNSAGGDMYFNLGNISEDILKDGRKSLENGLPATNDPSKYEETVWGRVPKLQPVVQAFDNNANSRRAQDVGLDGLSDADEKVKFAAAITQIKSQLNATASAALDTDPSSDNYAYFRGPALDQINAGILKRYEKYNGTEGNSKTSQQSQEELGLENSASTSLPDGEDINRDNNMTQSDEYFQYKVSIRPGDLNVGQNFITDKVTSQVKLANGNTQAVSWYQFRIPIGQYQEKVGGIQDFKSIRFFRMFMTNFADTAVMRFAKLQLIRGEWREYNAANQAAQVIVDPSLPALTPDNSTIEVSTVNIEENGKRSPIPYVTPPGILRERDYSNYRGDTRLNEQSLSVIVKSLRDGYGRAAFKTAYSDFRSYKHLEMFIHAEAVNNQILNDNDVAAFLRIGTDNQDNYYEYVIPLKVTNPGTSDPDAIWPEANRMDIDLTLFQNAKLARNVAKQANGQPWPTNVPFTYTDGTRTIVVKGQPDMSKVRVYMVGIKNPLRAASDEQNDDGLDKNALVWFNELRLTEFDEKGGWAATGRLNLKLADFADVNISGSKSTIGFGSIDSKVSERNRADNVLLDVSSAMELGKFLPQKSGVKIPMFVSYSKQVSTPQYNPRTPDIELKNALEQSTKEQKDSILNFAQDYTVRRGINFTNVRKERTNNSKPVHLWDIENFAASYAYTQYNHRDFINQSSIQNTYRASLQYSYSKEAKTIAPFEKIIKSNMLALLKDFNFSIFPSAINFRIDVDRLYSENTLRNNDPNNTIGVYQSGYGTTFNKNFTMSRIYGIAWNLTRSLQLDFNATNYSIIDEPDGRLDGLKRDTVWQNLKRLGRTTDYNHNLNVTYNLPIDKIPGLNWITVKTRYGTNFNWQTEPLSTLLDPNINLGNTVQNSRTVQVNPTLNLTTLYNKFGFIRNAGNDQEGSGAKKFFINLLTSVKNVNASFVQTKGIFLPGYLPTTRYFGIDNVTGAPGLGFAFGSQRDIRDMALNNGWLTTDTLQNQLYVNTLREDFQLTGQVEPFKDLRITLKANKAQTRNFSTNFRYVASVSSFENLSAITTGDYSVSYIALGTAFKENNATVISGLFNQFMANRIIISRRLGAQNPNSGGVNGGYADGYSKESQDVIISAFMAAYSGKDAGKTKMNAFPKIPLPNWSLTYSGLTRIPFIADKFSSVDIRHGYRSAYNINGFNSLLRYQETNGAVSSRDVNNNFLPEYQFAQVTISEYFSPLVGVDTRFKNNLTASFELNRSRLLGLSLSNSQLAQLSENNMVLGLGYRTNKFRFPFGWFKSLKMDNNMDFKLDVAIRDNKTVIYRADVTEAEVSSGAKNITLRPSVDYVLNQKFNIKLFYDSNITKPYTSQTFNTSFSNFGFSLRFTLN
- a CDS encoding VanZ family protein, translated to MYKALKQQKWAVLWTIVVLVLCNIEISDSVGGSGFFFKGFDKMTHMGFFFVLSVLLFYGKIRYQHTFAFRTLTIFKILLINAIIGGGIELLQWKVFTYRSAEWWDFGCDMLGASMAVFSYVLLHKLNFNETTTDTPLTKNN
- the gcvH gene encoding glycine cleavage system protein GcvH; translation: MNFPSELKYTKDHEWVKVEGNEAIIGVTDFAQRELGDIVYVDINTVGSEVAKEEVFGTVEAVKTVSDLYMPVTGTVLEVNAELNDNPELVNSDPYGKGWMVKVSLANLAEVEDLLTAEAYQELVGA